The Rhododendron vialii isolate Sample 1 chromosome 3a, ASM3025357v1 nucleotide sequence TAGAAAGAAAACATTAAACCACTAGACCCCCTACTTTCAGAATTCAACAATAAGTCCGTCATGCAGAAAAAAATCAGTGGCGATACCTGCATTTAGCACCAAATTATGATCATCCTGGCAGTGTTCCAAAATGGGTATCAAATCCTTGCCAACAATATTCCACTTGCAAACTTGCTTGAATACTTCTCTGGTCTGCGGATCGTCTCGCCTCAGAAACCTCAACAAATCCTTCAAATTATCTGCCACCCAATTGCACAAAGCATAAATCCTTAAGAAACCTCttaaaacaacaaataattCCGGTGCCCAACGACGTGTTCAAAGTAACAAATAAAGTAGGGTCTTACTAATCGCTGCCTATTAGGCGGTGTATAATAGGAGTGTACATAATACATATAACGCCAAGATAAAATTTCAATATGCGTTCTTCACCGAAAAATCAACAagcttttttgatttttcaaatataGATACGCCTTTTACACGTTGTACAGATTAAAGTGATACCTAGGCAGTATTCGCCCTTCGTGTAGCCGATGCGACCGCCATTGTCGTCCTCCTCGATGATTCCGAGACCGGCGCAAATGGCGGATAGACCCTCCATGTCGATCTAAGCTTGGAATTGTTCGAATTAGGGTATCGAAAGGGCTCGATCTGATTAATCAGGCGAGGGGAAAAAGAATAATAAAGATTTTCAAGTCGCATCCGGTGAGTGATTCTCTgtcatttttagggtttttgtgGCGCCAATAATGTCCGAATTTTCCCGCGCTGAGAAGTCTTTTGGGAGTGGTGATTTCCTACTATTGCGGCAGCTGGCTCCAGTAGACAGACATCCATGAATGATGTGGCAAAATCGTGTCTGTCCGTCTGTTTCTTTctctaaggctctgtttgtttcaaacttggggaagaaaaagaaaaaagaatagaaaattaataaagaaaaaatgagattgaaaagaaaaaaaagaaatgattttgccactcccttttttgttaacgacactctcctgcaagtgtattttttgtgcaaaaatacacttgcaggggagtggcgttaacaaaaaagtgaaTGGCAGaatcaacaaccaaaaaaaaggtatttattacccctactttcaattattactctcttCACACATTACTCAtgtcttcaatcattattctcatttttttctatctctctccacttattactcttatttcaattattaccctaatttttctttatactcgtttctccaaaaatcaaatccaaaatttttcaaaaactcatccaaacttgttttttcaaacttttccttttttttttttcctctagaAATCATGCAAACAATAGAAATACTCcgtaatttgtttaaaattttctctctttttttttcattttttccctaagttccaaacacaccctaaTTTTGTGGTTTTCTAATCAAATATGTGTGTATGCCCCCGGGCATAGAGATGTTACAATTTTACATGTTAAAGTGCCCACATAGATAGAGTTCATTTTACTTAGTTAAGGCTTaagttagagcatccacatgcGACTCTTCAAACACTCTTTTAGGTtaaaataaagagcaaaatgAAGGAAACAGCCTCACATTAGGCTTGTCAATGGTGGAGACCGTTGGtcaatattttagttttggaacAGTTACTTGTCTCTTGTCTCTCTAGGAGAGCCACTGTTCACTCAACCAGTAATACTTTATATTATATTTTGGAGCAATAAAAATAATTCACTCAATCGTTGGTTAATAGGATTGCTTTAAATATTTGATTTGGgtgagtttgaatatttaattaaGTAGAAAGTGAGAGTAAAAAACCTGATGCTATGTAATTATGAAAAAGTGATTCGTTAAAGTAAATAAGTGGGTTTTGAGAATTAATTTGGTTCAAAATCAACTGAGGCTAATCCAGccctgcggatgctcttatGTAATAAACTCGTAGAAAATTTCATAGACTAGCTAAAATTTACTCTTTTAACTCATACACTAATTTATCCAAAATACAAGCTAAAAATTGAATTATCTATCTTCTATGAACTGGAGAATCGAAAAGTacaaaattgacttatttatcTTCTGAAacgcggattaaaaaaaaatcttctaaaACTAAAGATGATCTCTACCAATGTATATTGAAAAATTAACAAGCACATAGAGACCATTGCTATTATTTATTTCTTCTAATTTGCATCTATGTATTCATGAACCAAATcaaactaaagaaaaaaaaaaagttcaactaTGCGCACAGATTTATgtgtgcacaaattgtgcacataTCGCTTTGTGGAGCTCATTCGGGTCTCATACAAATAATCTCAATCGTcccttaaatttaaaatattttccctAGTGATCTCAGTGAATTTCGAACATGGACCGCGTCATATCAGATCGCCCCACCAAGTCATGCCCCTTGCTACGTAAACGCTGTCGTTTTTGTTTGCCATGGCTTAAACCTTCCCACCATGGCATTTGGCATTTGACCAAACGAATATTTCCGTTTTCTCAACCGTCTCTGCATAAGAAGTTCCGATACaaactctttaaaaaaaaagaagttccgATACAAACGAagtctcatttctctctctctctctctctccaacaatgGCACAGGTAGCGGCGGCCATTCGACCGATTCACAGCTCCTTAGCGAGCCCTAGCTCTGTATCCCTCCAAACCCAAGTCCAGAACATcaaaccttcttctttttcctccaaaGTACAGGCTCCAGCATCACGAAAGAGCCACAGATCTTTCCGCATTGCATCCCCGATCGCAGCAACGATATCCACCTCAGAGGTCATTCCTGTATCACCGGTAGATGTACCAAAGGTTGCTCCTTTCGCCACAACTCCGTCAATTCCTAGTGTCATTCGCCGTGCTGTTCTGTTTTAATCGTATATTATTGTTGTTTTTATCGccgttaacttttttttgtcaatgttTGTTCCTCCggtttagtttttcaatccCTCTCGTGTTTGTTTCGTTTTATAAGTTGTGGTTGTGGTGCTTAAAAGTTTAAACCATGCGCTGACTCAGGATTTTACCTATTTATATGCAACCAAAGGAAATCATGAAATTCCCCTatgattagttgaggtgcataAAAGCTGGCCTAAACactgagttaaaaaaaaaaaaaaaaaaaggaagtcaAGAAATTACGGAATACTGCATTGATCCCTACTAGTAATAGAAAGTGATTGTGAGAATCCATTCTCCGAACGCGACTAAGTCAAAGAATCCAGTCGAATTGTATATtcactacgccaaattttagCATTAGCGGCATGAGAAAACTGCCGTTAATAGTCCCAAAACTGCCGGTAATActcaaaaccgccggtaatagttcAAAAACCGCCGGAAATAAACCGCCGGGAAAACAATTGTCGGAAAAACAAAAGCGGCATtagaaaaccgccggtaatactaaaaatggcggtaaagaaccgccggtaataatacCGCCGGCAATAAAATCggtggttaaatttttttgcttttcctgTGACTCGAACCCGGAACCTCCGGATCTTTGAACGCGCGTGCGACTAACTCAGCTAACCCGCATTATGGTTCAACTAggataaataatattatttatattatacgggtCGGTTTTATTATAAACGGCGGTaataaaccgccggtaataaaaATAACCGTACATTCTACTTTTTCCGGCGGTAATTaaaaaaccgccggtaaaagtcaCTAAAAACGGCAGTCTTTGGATTACCGCCGTTTTAGGGTAATTATTACCGGCGGTCTTATTAATGCCACTAAAAGTGTCTTTTAACGGCATTAAATTAATGCCGGTAATACTATCGCCggtaaagccaaaatttggcgtagtgaTTAAACAGCCTTCATCTGCCTAAAGCTTGGTTATTTTTAACTTGTTAAAAAGTCCAAGGATAGTAATGTTTAGTTTCCACCAAAAAAACTTGGGTTTGAACTactaataaaatttgaaaatatccGTGAGTGATACTGCTAACAAGCCTTTCAAGACTTTGGAGTGGTTGTCACCCCCAGTAGTGGATATCGGATGAAAAGATTATTGCTGCCCTAGATCTTTGGTGCAAAATGAGTTTTGAATAGAGTTGGGGTTTATAGAATGGTTCACCTGTTTTGAATAGAAGTGTCACTATGGTATAATCTGTGCTTGCTTGTTACTTATTCGTTCTTGCTACATAATTGTAGCATTTTCCCCACGGGTGCATGTCAAGGGAAACATTGCTGGTTTCTTTTACTTGAACAAAATTTGTACACCATATGTGCTGGAAGCTACagtcattcatttttttttgtcattcttgTTTGCTATTGATCAGATAGAAGAGCAAATTCAGCAGCTAGGTGAAACTTCTGTGAGTTTGTTGTCGAAGCAGATAGCGAGACGGAAGACAAAGATTGTTTGCACAATTGGTCCTTCCACCAACACCAGGGAAATGATATGGAAGTTGGCTGAGGCTGGAATGAATGTTGCTCGTCTGAATATGTCCCATGGGGACCATGCATCTCATCAGAAAGTTATTGATTTGATTAAAGAATACAATGCTCAATGTGAAGGCAATGTTATTGCAATCATGCTTGATACGAAGGTAgtaattttcattcaaattttttattgtcttcttcttttgtacATACTTGTTTAACTGtgtggtttaattttttttgaaatgaaaatcagGTATCGGGAATTTTTGAGCTAATAGTGTTACAACTACTAGACTATCTACTACATAGTTTCCCTATATAGGCCTAAGTTACTTCATTGAGATGGAATTCAAAACCAGCTTCAACCAAGTACACCGTTCACTGGTGTCTAGTCTCTCTAACTTAGACCAAGCCCTTCTTTTGAAGTGTCTTTCTTAGGGTAAATGATAATTGATTGTGTGTTGCCAAATGCTCCTAATTAAAGATTCACTAAAACTTCAAACTGTTGTTTGTTAATCTGGTGGCATTTGTTATTCAACTTCTTTTGCCAGGTTTCTCATTATCTGTATGTGTTTGGTATGATGGTGTTGTTGGTAGGGCCCTGAGGTTAGGAGTGGCGACTTGCCCCAGCCAATCACCTTAGTAACTGGCCAAGAATTCAGTTTCACGATTAGAAGAGGAGTCGGTACCGCAGACTGTGTCAGTGTTAACTATGATGATTTCGTCAATGATGTAGAGGCGGGTGACATGCTTCTTGTTGATGGTACGTGGctaggctctctctctctctctctctctctctctctctctctctctctctctctctccacacacacaAACTAAGAAGGTTTTAGTGGCAGTCCTGTCTACTTCATTGGGAGACCGGGATTTTGCCTACGGTATCATGAAACTTTTCTTCAGTTCAATCCAAGGTGAACACAAAACTAGTATTCTGTGGGCAGCAGTTGAAAAAGGTCATGTTGAACCGAAGAACAAAATTTGTTCCTATCCAATGCAAAGGTTATGCCATTGGATGGGGTTTATATCATTGCTTTCACTTTCAGTAGGTGAGAAATCTGGGGAtctccaaatatttttttttgttgacaacaTGATTGAATCACTTTCACGGTACTCAACTTATCGGGTTCCAATAAGCCAGACGGAAATTATTGCTTTCATCTTGAAGAATAATTCACTCCCGGTTATGTTGTAGGGGGCATGATGTCATTAATGGTGAAGTCCAAGACAGGAGATTCAGTAAAATGCGAGGTGGTTGACGGAGGAGAGCTTCAATCCAGACGACATCTCAATGTTCGAGGAAAAAGTGCTACGCTGCCATCCATCACTGGTTAGAACCGGTTCACCCAAAAATTATCTCCTTGTGTCGGAGTACTGCGTAGATTTATTGGAAAGTCCTGCAAATGAACATTACCCATTTCATGGATTGTGACAGAGAAGGACTGGGATGACATCAAGTTTGGCGTGGACAATAAAGTTGACTTCTATGCAGTTTCCTTTGTCAAAGATGCTGAAGTGGTCTATGAATTGCAGAGTTACCTCCAAAgtatttgaataatgagtttCTTACACACATGGAGTAAACATTGTCTACATGCATGATAGGTGCCTCAAAAGTTTTTGCTTCTCATTATTATTGTTTTGGCAGGTTTCGGTGCTGATATACATGTTATTGTGAAAATTGAAAGTGCAGATGCTATTCCAAATCTGCATTCTATCATCACAGCATCTGATGGAGTAAGTTGGAAATTCAATTTATTTCTTTACTTAAATTTTCCTCAGCTGtcgatattttatttttcctttggtGATGTTGTGGGGGTTGATTTTTGCTGTTAAATTTTCACTGTGCTGGGGTTTATTTAACAGTTAGAAAATGAGGAAAGAGATTTGGAAAATGCTTAGAAGTTCATCAAGGGTTGTCCCATTCATACAAGTGGATCTTTAGTTCGTCACATTTTTCCTCGAGCTGTTTTGGGTCCACACACTCTCCTATGCACATTATTAAGTTACTTATCCCTTAATTACTTAAGTAGCACATCTAATGATATCAGGCAATGGTTGCAAGAGGAGATCTTGGTGCAGAACTACCAGTTGAGGAAGTTCCACTGCTGCAGGTAGTCTTTGAACTGATGGAAGATTGATGATGGGGATAACTTCATTTTTCAAACGCCTTTTGACCTTTTGGTGTAAGTACAACATTATTTTTATCATTCAGAAGCAATTTGCTGCAAACATGCAGGATGAGATAATCAGGATATGCCGCAGCATGGGGAAAGCTGTTATTGTGGCAACAAATATGCTGGAAAGCATGATTGTCCATCCAACACCTACACGAGCAGAGGTGTCCGACATTGCCATGGCTGTTCGAGAGGGCGCTGATGCAGTTATGCTTTCTGGAGAAACTGCTCATGGAAAGTATGTTATATAACTTTTGTATAATTTTGGCAGTCGTTCCCTTTAACCAgattaaaaaatgaactttcgTGGAAAAACATTTGAAATCTTTTTCACCAATCAAAATATCTCATTTAGTTCTCGTAGACAAAGTtccaataataaaaaataacaaaatagtAAACATAGATGATCTTTTGAGATCTCGGAAAAgcaaaaatggacaaagaaaGTGGAACAAAGGAAGTATTAGGTTTTAGGACCTGGACTACGGAAGGGCCATCGAGTTTACCCAGTCAAGTGGGTCTTGCAAAATTTAACAACTTTATTGGAGGACCCACAAGAAGTTCCATGTAGAAACCGATACACGGATTGGTGAAGGCTTCAAGATTAAAGTTCGTTTTGATGATAAGCTTCAAAAGTAAGAATGACTCCAGCTTTAACTGTTACAGTTATACTGGACTGATCCTATCCTGCTCAGGTTTCCTTTGAAAGCTGTCAATGTTATGCATGCTGTAGCATTACGGACTGAATCAGACTTGGTTGCTGGGGAAACACCTGCTAATCTTGGCCAAGCCTTCGAGGTTCCTTCTGCATCCTCACTTGTAATGTTGGATTCCAAGTTAATTTGTTTATGAAATATACCTTAGTTCAAATCTTCATTTGAAGTCAACCTAGCTGCTTGTATCCTGCAGAACCCAACGAGTGAGATGTTCGCATTTTATGCAACAAAGATGGCTAACAATCTCGGAACCCCAATTGTTGTCTTCACCAGAACTGCTTTCATGGCCATTTTACTGAGCCACTATCGACCTTCTAGCACCATATTTGCCTTTACAAATGAGTGAGTTTGATGCTGTAACTTTACTTGCATCAAAATTTTCCTCATCTGTTTAGTTCAACAACTGGACAGTAGGGTTGGTATTTTGTAGATGTTTCAACAGCTGTACCATTCTTACAAAGTCATGAAGCACCTTCTTGGTGGCTTGGTATCTGTTCAAACAAAAATCATTTGATCTTTTCGAAATCTACGAAAATTATCGCATTACAATGAACTGCATGCAACAATCAAGCATTATCCTTCCCATATTAGTGGCAGAGGTATATGATAACGATTGATTTATGTATGCAGTTCATTGTAATGCAATACTATTCATAGATTTCGAAAAGATGaaatgatttttgtttttacaggtaccaaaccaccaagaAGGAGCTTATCCTTCCCATGCATACAGTTTGCTTATCCTTCAAACAATGCCTTTTGTTCTTGAAAATTTCTTTGAAAACGAAGATGAATCCTACAACCAGGTGAAATTTAGCCTTGTGGTAAATATTGCACTAAAATTCATCAACCTGCATGCATGAACCTTATTCTTGTTGATTTGCTTTCTTTCCACTTTCTTTCAACATACTTGCAAACATTCATCATGAACCTTATTCCTgttacttttctttcttttcactttctttaTTTAGCATGCCTGTAAACAGTCATCATATCTTGGTTAAGTGATAGTGTAGGAAATAATTCGATTATATCATGACTGAACTACTTTAcacttaccaaaccaaaccgagcctcctaatcaattggggtcggctacaatCCTATTTTTCCATTGGGCTCTGTCTAGGGCTACATGttcacttagatttagtaagACCAAATCCTTGTGTATCACGGCATCAACTATTTTACACCTAAGACGTAAAATATTTCCCTAAAAATCATGCCAACTCCATTGAATGAGTGGATACCTTGTGGGGATGAAATGGTATGCTGCCATTTAAGTGTTGCTTTTACAAGCATTATATGAAAAACTCCCATCACTACATATCTGGGTATGTCACTAGAAATTATGGTAGATTGTGAGCATAGGGTTTGGACCAGGACCAAGTACgtatcttttgaattttgactCATCGAATGGGCATGACGGTCATGCAGGAAGAGAATACAACAAAGACTGGCTTTATACCAAGGCGTATGTCCCATATACATGCAGTTCTCAGATGATGCTGAAGAAACCTTCACAAATGCAATGGCTGTGCTTCAGGTGAGGTTTCATGGGCCTACTTGTCAAACCTGAGTTACCTGATTAGATAGTGGCAACATATACTTGTCTTATTATGAATGAAGAATTCTCATGCCTAAGCAAGTGGGGTGGTAGCCAAGTTGGAAGGCACCATATACCCACATGCCCAAGACCAAGGGTCAAGTCTCACTAGCAATACTAACAACTAACACGTCTTGCatgttctcaaaaaaaattctcaggCCTAagaatctttgtttttttaattattattatagCTGTAAAGTCGTGACAATTACATCAATTTGGACATTTCAAATAACACAAATATTCAACAATAGCTTTCATAGGCACTATAATAAAGAGACAGCCTTCATGTATGAAAGAGTCGAACCCATGACCTGCTACCGAGGTGAAGGGCTATGGCCAACTGAGCTGGGCTTGATGGTCAGCCCTAAGAATCTTATCAACTGGAATTTGCAGCACATAGTGGTGGTAATCGAATAAGAGTTGGCTTCCTGTGGTTTCTATTGATGAATTGACTTAACCTTCTGGTGGCGGCTCCAGGATTTTTGTTCAACggtgacaaaaatataaagaaatttTTACACTCTTCATTTCatcccttctttttttgggacccAGTTAGCACTTTTTGTTgtcccttctttttttgggacccAGTTAGCACTTTTTGTTGTCCCAAAAACATTCTTCCACTTCAAAATTAAATGGGCAatatttaatgatttttttcttttaccctTCCAATTTAAATTAGTACAGTAGTACTAACAAAGTAAGTACTCCTAATTGGAAGATactccaatttgggacggagggagtaaatgaAAAAATGGGTCTTGCTACATAATGCCCAAAGGGCATCACTATCTTTTatattttagtatatatttcaaTCAACTTTAAGGCCTACACTTGCTTCTGTCACGTATACTACCTAACGACCAAAATTGATACCACtgactatcattttttttttcaattggacATTTTTGCCCTTCTATCACTTGCTTTATTTGCACCTTTTTTTCTTGGAACGGGCACCTTAAAGCAACACATTTCTGATTTCTCCACGAAAAGTCTGTCCCCATAGACTTACGCAGATTGTGAT carries:
- the LOC131319707 gene encoding plastidial pyruvate kinase 2 isoform X1; this encodes MAQVAAAIRPIHSSLASPSSVSLQTQVQNIKPSSFSSKVQAPASRKSHRSFRIASPIAATISTSEVIPVSPVDVPKIEEQIQQLGETSVSLLSKQIARRKTKIVCTIGPSTNTREMIWKLAEAGMNVARLNMSHGDHASHQKVIDLIKEYNAQCEGNVIAIMLDTKGPEVRSGDLPQPITLVTGQEFSFTIRRGVGTADCVSVNYDDFVNDVEAGDMLLVDGGMMSLMVKSKTGDSVKCEVVDGGELQSRRHLNVRGKSATLPSITEKDWDDIKFGVDNKVDFYAVSFVKDAEVVYELQSYLQSFGADIHVIVKIESADAIPNLHSIITASDGAMVARGDLGAELPVEEVPLLQDEIIRICRSMGKAVIVATNMLESMIVHPTPTRAEVSDIAMAVREGADAVMLSGETAHGKFPLKAVNVMHAVALRTESDLVAGETPANLGQAFEVPSASSLNPTSEMFAFYATKMANNLGTPIVVFTRTAFMAILLSHYRPSSTIFAFTNEKRIQQRLALYQGVCPIYMQFSDDAEETFTNAMAVLQKQGTVKEGEHVALVKTGRQPIWRFESTHNIQIRKV
- the LOC131319707 gene encoding plastidial pyruvate kinase 2 isoform X2; amino-acid sequence: MAQVAAAIRPIHSSLASPSSVSLQTQVQNIKPSSFSSKVQAPASRKSHRSFRIASPIAATISTSEVIPVSPVDVPKIEEQIQQLGETSVSLLSKQIARRKTKIVCTIGPSTNTREMIWKLAEAGMNVARLNMSHGDHASHQKVIDLIKEYNAQCEGNVIAIMLDTKGPEVRSGDLPQPITLVTGQEFSFTIRRGVGTADCVSVNYDDFVNDVEAGDMLLVDGGMMSLMVKSKTGDSVKCEVVDGGELQSRRHLNVRGKSATLPSITEKDWDDIKFGVDNKVDFYAVSFVKDAEVVYELQSYLQSFGADIHVIVKIESADAIPNLHSIITASDGAMVARGDLGAELPVEEVPLLQDEIIRICRSMGKAVIVATNMLESMIVHPTPTRAEVSDIAMAVREGADAVMLSGETAHGKFPLKAVNVMHAVALRTESDLVAGETPANLGQAFENPTSEMFAFYATKMANNLGTPIVVFTRTAFMAILLSHYRPSSTIFAFTNEKRIQQRLALYQGVCPIYMQFSDDAEETFTNAMAVLQKQGTVKEGEHVALVKTGRQPIWRFESTHNIQIRKV